From Apium graveolens cultivar Ventura chromosome 9, ASM990537v1, whole genome shotgun sequence, the proteins below share one genomic window:
- the LOC141687257 gene encoding uncharacterized protein LOC141687257, translating to MALAMLYQGLPEDMVLLITAKGTAKEAWTALKTMCQGADRVKKVKVQTLRAEFESLVMKDNEQLDDFYLKLNGLVTNIQALGDTMADSYVVKKMLRAVPTKFLQIVSTLEQFGDLERLTVEEVVGSLKAHEERLSKSGKNESNEGQLMLTEEEWQKREAGDSKLLLTREEW from the coding sequence ATGGCATTGGCTATGCTGTACCAAGGACTACCTGAAGATATGGTTCTTTTAATTACAGCGAAAGGAACAGCTAAGGAGGCGTGGACAGCCTTGAAGACAATGTGCCAAGGGGCAGATCGTGTGAAAAAGGTCAAGGTTCAAACATTGAGAGCTGAGTTTGAATCTCTGGTGATGAAAGATAATGAACAGTTAGACGATTTTTACCTAAAGCTGAATGGACTTGTTACAAACATTCAGGCATTAGGTGACACTATGGCGGACTCCTATGTGGTTAAAAAGATGCTTCGTGCAGTACCTACTAAATTCTTGCAAATTGTATCAACCTTGGAGCAATTTGGTGATTTGGAAAGGTTAACAGTGGAGGAAGTAGTGGGCTCGTTGAAAGCTCATGAAGAAAGGCTAAGTAAAAGTGGCAAAAACGAATCGAACGAGGGACAACTAATGCTAACCGAAGAGGAGTGGCAGAAACGTGAGGCAGGTGACAGCAAACTTTTGCTTACCCGTGAAGAATGGTAG